In Miscanthus floridulus cultivar M001 chromosome 19, ASM1932011v1, whole genome shotgun sequence, the DNA window gtaggatcatgccattagcacgctctacttggccatttgtcctaggatgtcccatggccgaccaggccacacggatgtggtggttgtcGCAGAACATTAGGAATTTGTGgctggtgaactgtgtcccattgtcggtgatgatggtgttcggaaccctgAACCTGTGGGTGATATCGGTgtagaacagcaccgcttgcttggatttgattcggttgatcggacgagcctcgatccacttggagaacttatcgattgctaccagcagatgggtgtagcccccgagagccttctgcagaggcccaaccatgtcaagCCCCGACACAgcaaacggccatgtgatggggatggtttgaagagCTTGGGCCGGGAGATGCGTCTGCCGCGCGTaatactggcatccctcgcaggaacgtactagcttggtggcatcagcgacagtcgttggccagtagaacccttggcgaaaagcatttccgacgagcgtccAAGGCACCGTAATGTGCCCGCAGGCCCCCATGGGCaggtcccaaagtagggcttgacctgcctcggtagtgatgcatcgttggaggacaccagatgggcttcgcctgtacaattcgccgTCGCTGagaacgtaagtcttggctcaccgagcaagccatcgggctttggtcctgtcagcGGGAAGCTCTCCTcagacgaggcaatcaaggaacgggactcgccagtccgtgtcctagttggcctcgggaggctccgtgttgacttccatgaccttaggctcggccgaaggagtctcagcgatagagggggcctcgagccctgcggtgggctcgaccggtgggccctcttccgctgccgaggcgtggtcgatggaaggcttgtgaaggtccctggcaaagacgtttggggggaccgaGGCCCacgccgatgccatctttgccagttcatctgtGACCTCATTGAATTTGCgcacgatgtggttgagttcgagactgtcgaacttgtcttcaaggcgacgTACCAGCTTGTAGTACGCcaccattttggggtcatggcagttcgactccttcatcacttgatcgacaacgAGCTACGAATCACCCCGTACATCGAGACaccatactccaagttcgatggcgatctgcaagccattgatgagggcttcatactcagctgcattgttggaggcagcgaagtggagccgaatcatgtagcacatgtgtactctgaggggcgagacaaagagcaggcccgcgcctaccccggtcttcatcaggaacccgtcgaagtacatggtccagtattCCGCCTAGACTTGGGCAGGTGGCAGTTGTGTGTTAGTCCATTCTGCCAcgaaattggccaagacctgagatttaattgctttccaaggcacaaaagacagggcttcccccatgagttcgacggcccacttagctatcctacccgaggcctcccggttatggattatctcccccagggggaaagatgacaccacagtgaccgggtgggactcgaagtagtgacacagcttgcgtcgagccaagactatggcatagattagtttctggatgtgggggtagcgcgtcttggtctcggagagcacttcactgatgaagtaaaccgGTCGCTGGATGAgtagagcatgcccttcttcctgcctctcgaccaccacTGCCGTGCtggccacttgggtcgttgcggcgacatagagtaagagggcctcacccaTGGCTggtggtaccaggatgggaggattggtgagcaatgccttgagcttggcgagggcttcttcggcctcgggggtccaagaaggGCATTCCAATTTCCTCAAGAGGTGGTACAGggtaagcctttttcgccaaggcgtgagatgaagcggctcagggccacaaggcatcccacaaccctctatactcccttgaggtctcggattggccccatgttggttacggccgagaccttctctgggttggcctcgatgtcgcgttttgagactatgaatcctaagagcatgcctcaggggacctcgaagacacacttctcagggttgagcctgatgcccttttctctgaggcatctgaaggctatttccaagtcgctgacgagatcactggccttcctggacttggccacgatgtcgtctacgtaggcctcaatggtccgcctgatgtgctcgccaaaaacatgggtcatgcaccgctggtatgtggcccctacatttctgaggccgaacggcatagtcacatagcagtacatgccaaacggtgtgatgaaagaagtcgtgagctggtcagattctttcatcttgatctgatgataactggaatacgcatcaaggaaggatagggtttcacatcccgcagtggagtcaatgatttggtcgattcgaggtaatgggaaagggacttttggacatgctttgtttagaccggtgtagtctacacacattctccacttcccatttttcttcttaactaatacaggattagctaaccactcaggatgggacacttctttgatgaatccagctgccaaaagcttctgcacctcctcgccgatggccctgcgcttttcctcgttgaaTCTACGCAGGCACTGCTTCACTGGCCTGGAGCCGGCCCAGATGTCTaaggtgtgctcggcgacctccctcggtatgcccggcatgtctgagggactccacgcgaacatatcaACATTCACgcgaagaaagtcgatgagcacggcttcctatttgatgtcgagggtggcgctgatcctcagtgcccggtcgtcggggcaggtggggtcgaccgggacgagtttaacggcctccgcgggctcgaaagtcccggcgTGACGCTTGGAGTTGGGTACCTCTCTaccgagttggtcgaggttgatgatgagggtctcggcctctatgatagcctcggcgtactcgatgcactcgacgtcgcagtcgtatgcatgcttgtacgtggactcgatagtgatgacgccgttggggcctggcatcttgagcttaaggtatgtgtagttggggaccgccatgaacttggcgtagcacgaccgccccaagatggcatggtaggttcccttgaacccaaccacctcaaaggtgaggacctccttgcggtagttggagggagtaccgaagcagacgggcaggtggatgcgcccgaggggccgcGTACGTTTCCCtggcacaatgccatggaaaggtgcggcGTCACCCTGGAGCTACGACtagtcgagctctaggagctccagggtattggcgtagaggatgttgaggccgctacctccatccatcaataccttagtgagccgAGTGTTACCGATGATGGGGTggacgacaagtgggtactgcccggggttcggGACATAATCGGGATGGTCGTTCCGGtcgaaggtgatcacctcccgagaccagttgaggtaccaggGAGCGGCCACCtttaccgagaagacctcccagcGCTCCCTCTTTCACTAGTGTGCCGTGAGGCATGCTGAAGGCCCgctgaagatcatgaaggcgttgtgcacctcgaggaacccgtcgtccttatcGTCGTCCCTGTCGCCAGCACCCCTCCTCTTggcatcatcgtcggggagcccgagcttggcatagtaGCGCTgtagcatggtgcactcttcgagggcatgcttcaccgggccctggtggtacgGGCAGGGTTTTTTAAGCATATcatcgaagagcccggggcccctagggcctcggggattcttgcgctctacgGCCACGACTAGGCCGGActcgaggacttcctgcttcccctggcgacccttctttttcttggggaggtggggagcagAGGCGccaggggcctcatccctctgcttccccttggcgtcgttgtcggggaagatggccccaacggcctcttcacctgaggcgaagttggtggcgatgtcgaggagcgcagccACCGAGGTTGGCACGTTCCGGCccaactctcggaccaggtctcgataggtggtgccagagaggaaagcctggacaatctctgagtcgccgacgcttggcaactcgatgcatttcttggagaagcgccagatgaagtctcggagagactcgtccggcacCTGgcaacaactcttgaggtcccaggagttcccagggtgcacgtatgtgccctgaaagttcccgacgaagacccttaccaaATCATGCcagtcatggatctgcgagggagggaggtgttcgagccaggctcgcgccgagtctaacaggaacaacgggaggttgcgaatgatgagcaggtcatcgtccgcgccgcctagctgacaagccaggcggtaatcagccagccaaagttcgggattggtctcgccgctatacttcgtgaggttggccagTTGCCGAAACCAGTCTGGGAAATGAGCAACGCGAATGGCTTTGCTAAAGACTCAAGGACCaggtggctcaggagaaggactgcggtcctccccgctgtcgtagcggccacctcggtgcggatggtagcctcaGGCGGGCCCCTCGCTGTCATGGCACCATCGCCTGCCGACCACCTCATGGTCACCCTACGCCTCACGTCGGTTGCCGAGGCGGTTGTGCCGCAAGGGGACCCTGTTGGCTATTGGTGCCTGAGCGGGCTCAGaatgaaccgaggcctccctatcctgccgaggcgaTGCCGTGGGAAGTTCCGAGGCGCCACCACGCCGTCGAGAGGcagaacttttggcctgctgcaccgcggtggtctcgaggagatcccggagctcaccgcggacccgtcgcccctccgtggtagagggcttggGCATTGTTCGGACTAGCATCGCCGCATCCATGACGTTCTAGCTagtgcgattgaagattgggggttgctcacccccttcgtcgtcgttgatgcggtggtgaacATCGCAGGCCCTCCACCGGGCTCCTCCACCATCATCGTGGCCTcgttgctcctgctcgagagtgtctcgaagctgttgcagaaggagtcggtcctgttcgaccttggcctgaagctcatggagctgctccaggtctgggcataGAAGTTGTGCGGGGGCAGGGTTCTCGTTCCGCGCGGCCTGTGGGAcaacgcgtggaggtgtggcgtcgcctacCCCCTGGCGAGGTAGGGAACGGTTGcctgccccttcatcctcatcgctAGTGCTCGGCATCCCGAGTTCGATGTGGAAGCATtcgcgagtggggtcataagtgccttcgtcgtcagagtcagagtagccgaagcagtagtcgctcgcggctaggaagcggcgcatggctttagggtcgtgaAGTCCAAAGAAGTCTGCCccagcccacgcctcgtcctcctccgaggagtcagcgtgggtgtgggttgaagtcgtggtgtcgaagtcgagggcAAAGCGTTGGTGGTGTCCTGAGGGTTCTACATGAGCAGAAgcataggcggaagcataggtggcagcggcatttctcaacccgaaggggtacggggatggtgccatcgacAGGCTTTGCTCCGCCGAAGTCGACCCCTCAGGAggcggcggggcagagcttgatgacggggcatcgccGCATGCCATCGGCATCTTTCCCTTGTCCAgcctcaggctagacaggtccccaaccagggaccctatgccaacagctgggcatgggataccaGCGGAACGCGGTGCGTCGCCATGAGCTCATACGGTGTCGGGGTGGCCCCGCTCATatcgtgcttggcgagcgcgacgagagcggtcGCCCAGACGCCATATGCGCCTGGGCTGTGGGTGtgtgatgtcgtcgtcggtcggtggggctcggggtgtgaggagtaccatatcgtactcacatcctagagacatgaactctaggcttccGAACCAGATCactgtgccgagacgcagtggtcgtacagGGTCTACCATCCAGAAGTCGTTAGGATGATGAAGCTGATacgtagaggcccctacctggtacgccaactgttggtgtttttggaccggcgggtcctcaaccaactagtgaaaatgtactgtgtgctcctaatcccggatggtgatgcaaagagacacaaggtttatactggttcaggcgataggtgccctacgtctagtctgagaggtcgatcctatattccttgcatcgaaatgcttgtagtagggggttacaagcagagcgagagagagagctgGTCTCAGGTCTCGGCGTAGAacggtgtgggttgcttgagatgttgatctcaagcaacGGGGAAATGTGCGCGTTACAGAGTGCCGAGTGTGTGTTCGTCTTCCTCGTGAGCCCGTATGTGCCTGAGTGTGTGCGAGCGTGGAAGTCCGCCTCTTTAGAAACAGCCCTAGTcccttccttttatagttgaagggggacaggggtgatacatgtgctaACTACGTGGCGTCATGCAAACAGaagtggcatgtccgagccctgtagcctgttactgtggcggcatggtcgatggagtggtcctgcccttgaagtgctaGAGCAACGCACcagtcacatccgatcctatgcgacgCGGGGGCTCCAGTGACAGCTTGACGTAGGGCCTGGCGggtgacgtgccggtcgctgtgtgttgaccgcgcgaaatgccgaggctcagttggtgccgaggccgagccatcgcgggggctcggcgggcgtgaatccccaggttgccgagaccctaagGTAGACTACCGAGGCATGGAGGGAGCAGTTGATCTTgtgcactgattccgaggctacagtgacCCAAACCTGACTCCCCATGCCACattgttcctggagcaggggttaggtaacACAGTGCAGTGCGCgctggtcgtgggcacagtaccgagcacagtgTCCAGTAACCCCTGCTCTGTCCTGTCCTagacggtatggtgctgatgcgacttcccgtctcgtcggctACTCTGccgtgtcgagccgtcgtccgactgacatcgtgggagtggttggtcgcattgatTGGGCATGGCGTTCTGTCAGGGAGatcggccgaggcgaaggcgacggggttgtttgtCGAGCTGGCCTTGAGCAAGGCGGAGAATTGGtaactcgtccgaggccttctgggtggggcctcgggcgagtcggagaatcgatttctcatccgaggccttacgagccggcctcgagcgagacggagaatcggtttcccgtccgaggccttacgagccggcctcgagcgagatggagaatcggtaggccgtccgaggcctctcgtgcgaggcctctagcgaggcggagagtaggtggcctcggacgaggccggggtctagccaatagttgtctcttagCTTCGATTTTGACAGGGtttaagcgatttttttggttttcgcttaggggacccctttttatggtacccgacaattatctattacatttggagtttctatgtgtgtgatacattatgcatccatgtttactattatatctatgtgatagtgatatctacgtgattgtgatatatgacatgtgtgctctctactttgaatccctttatatgtcatatcacttgtgaagtgctcatttgctttgcttccgcgtttgtactctgatgcaaatgagctttactacttgtactcatgcttatttcatatcttatgagtacatcgtgtttgcttgggtcatataagtttGCTTAACCATTTGGTTtctattgacaaaagcttatatgaaccaagcataacaaaaacctcactcttttacatactcgaggtggtattgtcatcaatcaccaaaaagggggagattgaaagcatctaggccccttgttgggtttcggtgattaatgacaatacaagattactatgactaacgtgtgttttgcagaggcaattaagttaggtcatggtaatgaagatcaattgggcaatcaaggtggtcatgcccctacgatggaaatcatttcggttttcaaaggatggacgacaaggttaaggatgactagttctaagtgtcgatttgagttggagtgacacttagagtagttcaggactttgtttttcctttggtcgtactattaaggggggtatggacgggtagcttgacctagatgagtctagtgagttaggtgtggtgcacacttgttaaaactagcactaggtagctccacaacagccctatgatcctatggagcaaacttcattcacatatgttcgagagttggaagtgaatggagggtcaaatgctgaccagacgctggctccggtgcgaccggacgctggccgcagggtccggtcagttcatttgatcaaggtgtttgcgttcggtgcgactggacgctggagtggtcaagtgaccggacgctgagaggcagcgttcggtcgactccagtaaggttccagagaaggaaatctacgaccggacgcgtccggtcaatactgaccggaccttgaAAAATCCAGCGTCAAGAATCATTAGTGGTGATTGGGATTCATGAatacaagagagtagcctcattagtgaatcaagagtagcaaagtgtgcatccaccgttctcattaggcttcgagtggtcaagtgagagttcgtgcttgttactcttggtgatcaccatcacctagacggcttagtggtgattgggagcttggtgatcacccggcggagcttgtgggtgacccaactcaagttgtgagcggttttgggtgattcgccgcgacgaagtgtcgaagaatcaacccgtagagagcacttgatccttgcgcggatcaagggggagctacacacttgcgcgggtgctccaacgaggactagtggggagtggcgactctccgatacctcggtaaaacatcgccgcgttcctctctctctatttactttgagcatttactttgagcatttactttgagcaattcaatacttgtctttacattcatagaattgccatgctagagtaagtttggaacatatgatgcaagtccgttgtgcgttagattaatagaaacacttttctaggcacaaggggttaattgggctaaccgtaggatttaattattgcaagaaaatttagaattagcccaattcaccacccctcttgggcatcttgatcctttcaagtcggaacagtatttttctctcacaacaaaacagccggaacaatgtttcggcttattttttcagcgaagcgaacggggccttagcaTGTTCAGAATGGTTTTTAGGAACATGCATCTTGAATCCTCTTCGATTGGGAATCGTAAAACATACACACCAATCGCTTATGATTTTGAGTATTTGACCATGGCGTAGCGGGTGCAGCGCATGATGGACCCGCCGAAGGCGCGAATTCTTTCTTCTATATTTTCCTCTTCGTTTCtcattcttcttttcttctctcttttcaCGGTACAATCCTATCGATTTGCTTCAAACCTGCATCATGCCGGCATACTATGAACAAAATTATGTTCGAGTATCCAAGTTAACTACAAAACTTATTAAACGAGATATCTAAAACCTTTTTGGTACTATAAGCTGTGGTTTagtaagtttttttttgtttgaaaacTTAGTTGATTGAGCTGTTCCAAAAAAAATGTCTTGTGCAAATAcatagttgagcaagttgttttGAAAACTTTTTTCACACAAGTTTTGTCCAAAGATATTGAAGAAAAAACACTTATAAAATGTTCTTATAAGTCATGATTTATTTTATGAAAAACTAATGCCGAGAAGTTGTCCCGAGAAATTTATCTGGGAAAAGTTATGTGCAAATTAACTTATGCGCACAAATTCCTTGGTAAAGTCGTGTATACAAGTTTATGCGCAAAAATTGAAGTTTATAACTTTCAAAAATGCAAACCTGTAGAAATGGAAATTTCCATTCCACTAAGAAAAAGAATGCGGAATCAGGAATCGCTCATTCTTTTCGGCCCAAGAGCACGCGTTTTTGCTAGGCCTTAGGAGTCTGGCCCTGGTTCTTGGCCTAGGCGCCGAGCAGATCAAGATCAGGACCTGCACGGCTGCACCTGCCTCTGACTGAAGGCGATGCAACTGTTATTCCACGATACTAATCATCAGTTCTCAAAGCTAAAGATGGAAACACCAAACATGATCGCTGATCGGCAGCATGTCGACGTATATTTACTGAGTCCACAAAACAACGACATGGTCCATAGCAATTACCAACCAGCCAAGCTTAACACATGAAGCTGAGAGAATCAGTCAATCAATAACtcatggggtaccccaagcacaaTGTCACATGGAAATGGAGACCCTAACAGCGATCACGGAGCTGCTAGTCGCAGTGCGCAGAAAGCTTTGCACTTGAACTTAATATGTCACTGTTCTCATCAAGGCAGAGGGAGGCTTCCCTTCTGGTTCCATGTGTGGGAGTACCAATGATAATGGAAGCCCTTGGCCTGCACTATGAGTACCTTGACCAGCTTCCGTCACTGGTCCTATGGAAGACTCGGGGCTTGTGTTTTGGGAATGTTTCTTCCCAGTCCGGGTTATTGATCAAATATTTCCAGATCCTAcaacaagaaaaaaaatacagAGAATTCTGAGAATGATAGTTGTAAGTCATAAATTAGTTTGACAGTCTACAAAAGAATAGGGAAATCTACACTGCAGAGACACAAACCTTCTTTCATTTTCCACAAAGTAAGGTGGTTCTGCAGCTGGAGAGGTGGAGCATTGCAACAGGACTTCAGAGTCCGAAAGCTGGTTAAGTGAGGATGCTATATCGGCCCAATCTGGCATCCTATATGACAATAGGTGATGGATTTATGGTAAGGGAAATTGTAAACAAACAAGGCACGAATGCACAGTATTTTCCAGTTCGTGGGCCAACATGTGTTCTTATAAACTATTTACTGCAACATTTTCTTCTCCCAATTTATACAACAAGAACTATCACTTAGATATTAGGGAAAAAGTTGTATGTTTCTGGTTCTGAGTGGATTCGAAATATCTGATGATATAAAAGACCATGATAATGCCTCTATAGAACTTTTCATGGGAAGAGGCACTAAACAAAGGGAAAGTATCATCATATGAACAGCTATTTAGAACTGTCCTATGTCGCTAATAGAAGGTTTTGCCTTCCCTTTTCAGATAGTACTACATCCATTGGACTTTTGGAATATCAAACtggaaaaaaaaatcaactgtTTGTGTTGCTACTGAAACAATAGCTCAAAGTTCAGGAACATGGAAGTTTAAGCacaaagagtttgaaacatgcAAATAAAGACATTGGAGAtttctttatatatataaatatataaaatgCAATGGATGTGAGGATTTTAGATACCAGTAGGCAGGTGCAATTTGAAAAACATCACACTGAGTATCGTAAGTCTCCAGCAATCTTCCTTGCCAAGTTGGATCAAAATAACTAACACTCACACGAATCCTCCTGATAACTTCATCTGGGCATCTCGAATCCATGTCAAAGGTTGCTGGTATGACAACTCCAGATGAGGTTTCAACCTGAAGACACCCGGTGGGCCTATGAGAACAATTAATCTCAAGTTTTGTACGTTTAAATTCACAGTGCTGAAGCTCTATTATACGCTTCAATATTTGAAATCCACACCAAAACAAACACAAAAATGAATGTAGGGGGAAATGGAGAGGAGACTGCAGAACTATATCACTTTGGATTAACCTTCAAGGACATTATGTAAAAAGGCATCAAAACTGCTATGTCCGGGTTCTAAGTAGATTGGTGCCAATTGGTGCTAGAAACTACTAACCAACAATGTAACAGATCCAGAAGAGAGGAAATCACTAACCACAAATCCACCAATTATAGGTAGTGCATTTCCAAATGAATCAGTCTTTGTGTTATTCTCAAGGACACAAAATGACCGAAGGTGGAATTGTTGTTGGGACTTATGCAGCACTTCAACTATTTTGCAACATAGTGGATAGGAATACCCTTCCTGTTTGATGTGTTTCTTACCAGAGGAACAGACTACCTGCAGAGTGAACAATGGTAAATGGTTCCACAATTTCTTGTATTacacaaaaagagagagaaacaaaATATTCAACAAAATGGCGAATAACCAACAACTTCTGAATCCAACCTTTGTGGAAGCATCAGCAAAGCCACCAATAAGGTAAACCTGCAGTAAGTACTAGTGAGAATGCCTGAAAGGTGCATAAAGTATACCCCATATTGAAATTACAGTTAAAGATACACACATCAAATGGTGCATTATCATCACCAAGTAATTCTAACATCTGCTTGATCCCTCCCTCCACAATTTTTGGGAAATCCATATGGCTAACGGAGGTCCTGGAGTAAGCAATGGAAGATCAGAAGCATCGTCATAAGTCCTTAGTCTCAGTTTATTCAGAAAATACTAGAGTTACGAAGTTCACAAGAAACTGAAATCTTACAGGATCAGATAAATGCTCACTTTTTTTTCACTTACATTCCAGTCTTGTTGTTGCGAATTACAACACCAATGCATGTAGTAGCCTCATCTGTGCCCACTAACTATAATGCAACGAACATATTAACTCAAGTGTTATTCAATTCCAAACGACATATGCATAACATAGTAACATCAAATCACATTAGAAATAAGACCCGATAACCAGAACAAGTTTCCAGAAGATGCCAAGTTTGTTGCAACACAGAATTTAACCAAATAGGCAACTAGCTATAGGAACTGTTCATGACCAAAGTCTACACCAAATGCAATTGCAAAGATTGGAACTACATATTGGCATTCTAATCCAGTGCAGCTTTAGTCTGTATTCATCAAACGACACGAATACTATCCTATTCCTATAGTCACTTTTCAGAAGGAATTAAATTAGACCATTTCAGGCAAAGACCAACCAGattgttccaaggtccacaacaAAAAAAAGTCTGGTTCCAATAACAGTaaatcatcacaattcacaaatcTGGTTAAGATACAAATCAAAACCTACGAGACCAGCCAATAAAGGGTAAAAAGAGCTCCTAAGATGGCTGCCAAAACCCAATTTTACAGAAAGAAGCAGTAACCCCTGACAATGTCCCCCAAAGCTCCCAGCACAAGAATCCCTGCTTTATTCTTCGCCCCCAAAAGGTCTCTGCTTTGTCCCAAAGCAATTACCGAATCGAGTGAAGGGAAACTACGAAGACTTGCCCATCCACTACTTCAGAGTTCAGAACCTGAGCCCTTTGTCTCGACAGCAACCCACATGATTTGGCCAGGAAAACAAAATTCACCTTTACAGCACAAATCATCACTGA includes these proteins:
- the LOC136528156 gene encoding LOW QUALITY PROTEIN: protein N-terminal asparagine amidohydrolase (The sequence of the model RefSeq protein was modified relative to this genomic sequence to represent the inferred CDS: inserted 1 base in 1 codon; deleted 1 base in 1 codon), with protein sequence MLLVDGDLALSSSGGTSSGTASRTGGNGTELVAALLESPGIRDAADRLKATPERRISAGQEGAPRHVYVFQREYATVDPARVELVGTDEATTCIGVVIRNNKTGMTSVSHMDFPKIVEGGIKQMLELLGDDNAPFDVYLIGGFADASTKVVCSSGKKHIKQEGYSYPLCCKIVEVLHKSQQQFHLRSFCVLENNTKTDSFGNALPIIGGFVVETSSGVVIPATFDMDSRCPDEVIRRIRVSVSYFDPTWQGRLLETYDTQCDVFQIAPAYWMPDWADIASSLNQLSDSEVLLQCSTSPAAEPPYFVENERRIWKYLINTRTGKKHSQNTSPESSIGPVTEAGQGTHSAGQGLPXIIGTPTHGTRREASLCLDENSDILSSSAKLSAHCD